From Equus asinus isolate D_3611 breed Donkey chromosome 14, EquAss-T2T_v2, whole genome shotgun sequence, one genomic window encodes:
- the COX19 gene encoding cytochrome c oxidase assembly protein COX19 — MSTAMNFGSKSFQPRPPDKGSFPLDHFGECKSFKEKFMKCLRDRNFENALCRNESKEYLECRMERQLMAQEPLEKLGFGDLIDGKSKTKTQS; from the exons ATGTCGACGGCCATGAACTTTGGGTCCAAGAGCTTCCAGCCGCGGCCCCCGGACAAGGGCAGCTTCCCGCTGGATCACTTCG GCGAATGTAAGAGCTTTAAAGAGAAGTTCATGAAGTGCCTTCGCGACCGCAATTTTGAAAACGCTTTGTGCAGAAATGAATCCAAAGAATATCTGGAATGCAGGATGGAGAGGCAA CTAATGGCGCAAGAACCGCTGGAGAAGCTGGGGTTCGGAGATCTCATAGATGGGAAGTCAAAGACCAAAACCCAGTCTTGA